From Kamptonema formosum PCC 6407, a single genomic window includes:
- a CDS encoding gamma carbonic anhydrase family protein yields MTNLNQPLPILTSYWPVPDLSLAAFIAPNAAIVGLVEVAAGASIWYGAVVRGDVERIAIGACTNIQDGAILHGDPGKPTILEDFVTVGHRAVIHSAYIERGSLIGIGAVVLDGVRVGAGSIVGAGSVVTKDVPPLSLVVGVPAKLRRDVSEAEAAELIEHAKRYEQLALVHSGRGTNLGFAKAD; encoded by the coding sequence ATGACTAATCTTAACCAGCCACTCCCAATCCTAACATCCTATTGGCCCGTCCCCGATCTCTCCCTAGCAGCTTTTATCGCTCCCAATGCTGCGATCGTTGGCTTGGTAGAAGTCGCAGCGGGGGCTAGTATTTGGTACGGAGCCGTTGTCAGAGGAGATGTGGAGCGGATTGCGATCGGAGCTTGTACTAATATTCAAGACGGAGCAATTTTGCACGGCGATCCAGGTAAGCCCACTATCTTAGAAGATTTTGTAACAGTGGGACACCGAGCTGTAATTCACTCAGCTTATATTGAGCGGGGAAGTCTGATTGGGATCGGTGCAGTCGTACTCGATGGCGTGAGGGTGGGGGCCGGTAGTATCGTCGGTGCGGGCTCAGTTGTAACTAAAGACGTGCCGCCTTTGTCCTTAGTTGTGGGAGTGCCGGCCAAACTACGGCGAGATGTCTCTGAGGCAGAAGCCGCTGAATTGATCGAACACGCCAAACGCTACGAGCAGTTAGCTTTGGTTCACTCTGGTAGAGGAACTAATTTGGGATTTGCCAAAGCCGATTAA
- a CDS encoding DNA methyltransferase, giving the protein MKHLGLPLEVISKEKLSTNLTANRHPIHRWFNFIAGFSPEFVSNCIQEANLKSNEIIIDPFAGLSTTLVQANREGIQSIGFEVHPFFYDISLAKLFPPKGEQQINNIESICQSVRPYFGELTEIWSKDALAFLNKLVPEKELRFLASALLLENEVNITERHIYRLVLSRVLELASGSQTDGIYKAPTTRKKSVCYNESITKICAEIRGDVAIIGDRYLSKSSLHLMTSEYMLPVDKESCSLCITSPPYLNNFDFAEMTRMELYFWRYASSWREITEKVRRKFIVNTTTVPTDLKRNQNKFVESLSPTFLAYLQPVVSELNQQKRVRPGKKDYDLLVYPYFAQIQSVFREIRRVLKIGSSFHLVVADAALYGVHIQTEKLLAELMQENGFQIVGIENLRTRGERWILKKRDGAKTSLGEFHIHAVRTDREQTSLLGSYIMQENLDLELEESTDEESVEQKLKTDTLYGLAKEAMEHYVRVYIELSRQSHALANIKPEHVQSLEQKIIVLTGINSSLDAASATVEQVVQEWQRVLAIPFDVEAALTKGVYEQMRERVRDLLSELEQETQGFTVFEASYIKASPYMLPLLQRLAKISSKSALKKRIGSVSDNAISEKASQKLADILNQQVSLQPVNCSELIQSIEPTLEGIVRDLVGRILLESVVASALDDAKLSYKRESEYSHIEGVLYNIRADFVIPDDKYPKAFIEVRKSSPRHASLYAKDKMFSAINWKGKHKEMLAVLVIDGPWTSETLKVMAKVFDYVVPLARVADIAQAISAYIQGDKSKLKWLIDFAVKPAVVANTETTSPDEAD; this is encoded by the coding sequence ATGAAACATCTTGGTCTTCCCTTAGAAGTAATATCTAAAGAAAAGCTTTCTACCAATCTAACGGCTAATCGGCACCCCATCCATAGATGGTTCAACTTCATAGCGGGTTTTTCTCCAGAATTTGTAAGCAATTGTATTCAAGAAGCCAACTTAAAAAGCAATGAAATAATTATCGATCCTTTTGCTGGGCTTTCAACTACTTTAGTACAAGCAAATCGGGAAGGAATCCAATCTATAGGTTTTGAAGTTCATCCATTTTTCTATGATATTTCTCTTGCAAAACTTTTCCCGCCAAAAGGGGAACAGCAAATAAATAACATTGAGAGTATATGTCAATCAGTCAGACCTTATTTTGGTGAACTAACAGAAATTTGGTCAAAAGATGCTTTAGCTTTTTTAAACAAACTTGTACCAGAAAAAGAGCTTAGATTTTTAGCATCAGCCTTGCTTCTTGAAAATGAAGTAAATATTACAGAACGCCATATTTATCGCCTTGTTTTATCTCGCGTTTTAGAGTTGGCATCTGGCTCTCAGACTGATGGTATTTACAAAGCTCCTACTACGCGAAAAAAATCGGTTTGTTATAACGAAAGTATTACAAAAATTTGCGCTGAAATTAGAGGGGATGTCGCTATTATTGGAGATCGCTATTTATCGAAATCTTCTTTACATTTAATGACTTCAGAATATATGCTTCCAGTCGATAAAGAAAGTTGTTCATTGTGCATTACATCTCCACCTTATTTGAATAATTTTGATTTTGCTGAAATGACTCGAATGGAACTTTATTTTTGGCGTTATGCAAGCTCATGGCGGGAAATAACAGAGAAAGTTAGGCGTAAATTTATTGTCAATACTACAACTGTACCTACTGATTTAAAACGCAACCAAAACAAGTTTGTTGAAAGTCTATCTCCAACTTTTTTAGCTTACCTCCAACCAGTTGTTAGCGAACTTAATCAACAAAAGCGTGTCCGACCTGGGAAAAAAGATTATGATTTGCTTGTTTACCCATACTTTGCTCAAATACAGTCGGTTTTCCGAGAAATAAGGCGAGTGCTAAAAATAGGAAGTTCTTTTCACTTGGTTGTCGCAGATGCCGCTCTTTATGGAGTTCATATCCAAACAGAAAAACTGCTGGCAGAGCTTATGCAAGAGAATGGATTTCAGATCGTAGGAATTGAAAATCTGAGAACAAGAGGAGAACGCTGGATACTTAAAAAGAGAGATGGAGCAAAAACTTCTCTTGGAGAGTTCCATATTCACGCTGTACGTACTGACAGAGAGCAAACAAGCCTACTAGGAAGTTATATCATGCAAGAAAATTTAGATTTAGAACTGGAAGAGTCAACAGATGAGGAATCGGTGGAACAGAAGCTCAAAACAGATACTCTCTATGGTCTTGCGAAAGAGGCTATGGAACATTATGTTCGAGTCTATATAGAACTTAGCCGTCAGAGCCACGCCTTAGCAAATATTAAACCAGAGCACGTTCAGAGCTTAGAGCAAAAAATTATTGTTCTTACAGGAATAAATAGTTCACTTGATGCTGCTTCTGCCACGGTCGAACAAGTTGTTCAAGAGTGGCAAAGAGTTCTAGCTATTCCCTTCGATGTGGAAGCTGCTCTTACAAAGGGCGTATACGAGCAAATGAGGGAAAGAGTTAGAGATTTGCTGAGTGAACTGGAGCAGGAAACACAGGGATTTACGGTATTTGAAGCCAGCTATATTAAAGCTTCGCCTTATATGCTCCCTCTTCTCCAACGCCTAGCAAAAATTTCCAGTAAGTCGGCATTAAAAAAACGAATTGGTAGTGTTTCAGATAATGCAATTTCCGAAAAAGCTTCTCAAAAGTTAGCTGATATTTTGAATCAACAAGTTTCATTACAGCCTGTGAACTGTTCAGAGCTTATACAGAGTATTGAGCCAACTTTGGAGGGGATTGTACGTGACTTGGTTGGTAGAATTTTGCTAGAAAGCGTTGTCGCAAGTGCTCTTGATGATGCCAAACTCTCCTATAAGCGTGAATCTGAGTACAGCCATATTGAAGGAGTCCTTTATAATATTCGGGCCGACTTTGTTATTCCTGATGATAAATATCCCAAAGCTTTTATAGAAGTCAGAAAGTCTTCTCCAAGGCACGCATCACTTTATGCAAAAGACAAAATGTTTTCAGCCATAAACTGGAAGGGAAAACATAAGGAGATGCTGGCGGTCTTAGTAATAGATGGGCCTTGGACATCTGAGACATTGAAAGTTATGGCGAAAGTATTTGATTATGTTGTTCCCCTTGCAAGGGTAGCTGATATAGCACAAGCCATTTCTGCATATATACAGGGTGACAAGTCTAAGCTTAAATGGCTCATAGATTTTGCTGTTAAACCAGCAGTGGTCGCAAACACAGAAACAACCTCACCAGACGAAGCAGATTGA
- a CDS encoding TIGR02652 family protein, with amino-acid sequence MINPALQYPMFGPEIQCPHCRQTIPALTLTDTYLCPRHGAFEADPKTGELVHLQSGRHWRQWENDWYRQHTHPDGIRFEIHEALDRLYTQGYRATRVIIAQRYRDLISSYLERTTPWRGQPESPRPRLYGLPVDFSPDPLEEPCWEVINFDLEKEPGVPIRYPYFRLFE; translated from the coding sequence ATGATCAATCCTGCCTTGCAATACCCGATGTTTGGCCCGGAAATTCAGTGTCCTCACTGTCGCCAGACAATTCCGGCGCTAACGCTAACGGACACTTATTTGTGTCCCCGTCACGGCGCATTTGAGGCAGACCCGAAAACGGGTGAGCTAGTCCATCTCCAGTCAGGTCGTCACTGGCGGCAGTGGGAAAATGATTGGTATCGGCAGCACACACATCCTGACGGGATTCGCTTTGAAATTCACGAAGCTCTCGATCGCCTCTATACTCAAGGTTATCGGGCAACTCGCGTCATCATCGCCCAACGCTATCGTGACTTAATTAGCTCTTATCTGGAGCGTACCACTCCTTGGCGGGGACAACCAGAATCCCCTCGGCCGAGACTTTACGGTTTGCCTGTCGATTTTAGCCCTGACCCCTTAGAGGAACCTTGCTGGGAAGTAATTAATTTTGACTTGGAAAAAGAGCCAGGAGTACCGATTAGATATCCTTATTTTCGGTTGTTTGAATAA
- a CDS encoding VOC family protein: MHHASIRTANIHCAIAFYEQLGFTVCERFTTGYTLACWMEGLNGRIELIQIPEPKPAPDAFGDEHYVGYYHLSFDITDTATDLSSWLKSVQERFESAAQAQPKEFQPLKVLLEPTQQMIGTNVYEVAFIADTDGLPLEFIRLLTVNS, encoded by the coding sequence ATGCACCACGCCTCGATTCGTACTGCTAATATTCATTGCGCGATCGCTTTCTACGAACAACTGGGATTTACCGTCTGCGAACGCTTTACAACCGGTTACACGCTTGCTTGTTGGATGGAAGGCTTAAATGGGCGTATTGAACTGATCCAAATACCGGAACCCAAACCTGCACCGGATGCCTTTGGAGACGAGCATTACGTTGGCTACTACCACCTATCTTTTGATATCACAGATACGGCAACTGACCTTTCTAGCTGGCTAAAGTCGGTACAAGAGCGCTTTGAGTCAGCAGCACAGGCGCAACCCAAGGAATTCCAGCCTTTAAAAGTTCTCTTAGAACCGACTCAGCAAATGATTGGCACGAATGTTTATGAAGTAGCTTTTATTGCCGATACCGATGGATTACCTTTAGAATTTATCCGGCTGTTAACTGTTAACAGTTAA
- a CDS encoding heavy metal translocating P-type ATPase: MNKPKLSHSGCCGSDDHQERSHENHNHNHNHDHDHDHTHGGGDFNLNQELIPVGLVVILFIIGLIFEEKLHNTPYSIGEYLVFIPAYLLSGWNVLNSAGRNILRGRLFDENFLMTVATLGAIAIHKLPEAVGVMLFFKVGELFQDFAIGRSRKSIKALLEIRPDYANLKHNGDVKKVSPETVAVGNIIIAKPGEKIPLDGEIIEGNSQIDTSAITGESVPRSVRIGEKVLAGTINQTGVLTVKVTKLFGESSISRILELVENASSKKAETEKFITKFAKFYTPFVVFSSLAVALIPPLFIAGSTDTDRFLWVYRALVLLVISCPCGLVISISLGYFGGIGGAAKQGILVKGSTFLDTLTEVKTVVFDKTGTLTKGVFKVAKVVPKNGFAEAELIAIAAKIEFQSNHPIAKSILEAYGKKIDASEVKDYEEIAGHGIRAKLDNQVVLAGNDRLLHRENIAHDVCNLEGTVVHLAVENRYAGYILIGDEIKEDAAQAIFNLKKLGVEQIVMLTGDNQAVAESVAKNLGTKTHNIVWQNIIFAMLIKGIFIALGTFGVATMWEAVFADVGVALAAIFNATRVLK, from the coding sequence ATGAACAAACCAAAATTAAGTCATTCGGGCTGTTGTGGGAGTGACGACCACCAAGAACGCAGTCATGAGAATCATAATCATAACCATAATCACGACCACGACCACGACCACACTCATGGCGGTGGAGATTTCAACCTCAATCAAGAGTTGATACCTGTTGGGTTGGTGGTTATTTTGTTTATCATCGGTTTGATTTTTGAGGAAAAATTACACAATACGCCCTACAGTATTGGCGAATATCTAGTTTTTATCCCAGCCTATCTTTTAAGTGGCTGGAATGTATTGAATAGCGCCGGACGTAATATACTTCGAGGCAGATTATTTGATGAAAACTTTTTAATGACTGTAGCAACATTGGGCGCAATCGCAATTCACAAACTGCCTGAAGCCGTTGGAGTAATGTTGTTTTTCAAGGTAGGAGAATTATTCCAAGATTTTGCTATTGGTCGTTCTCGCAAATCCATCAAAGCACTATTAGAAATTCGACCCGACTATGCCAATCTCAAGCACAATGGCGATGTCAAAAAAGTTTCACCAGAAACAGTAGCCGTAGGGAATATTATTATTGCTAAGCCAGGAGAAAAGATTCCCTTAGACGGCGAGATTATAGAGGGAAATTCTCAAATTGATACATCAGCAATAACTGGAGAATCAGTACCTCGCAGCGTCAGAATTGGAGAAAAAGTCTTAGCGGGAACGATTAACCAGACAGGAGTTCTCACCGTCAAAGTTACTAAACTGTTTGGCGAGTCTTCAATATCCCGGATTTTGGAATTAGTAGAAAATGCCAGCAGTAAAAAAGCTGAGACTGAAAAATTCATCACCAAATTTGCTAAATTCTACACGCCGTTTGTGGTTTTTAGCTCATTAGCAGTTGCTTTAATTCCTCCTTTATTTATTGCAGGATCAACTGATACCGACCGATTTCTCTGGGTTTACCGCGCTCTTGTTTTATTAGTTATTTCCTGCCCTTGCGGACTTGTTATTAGCATTTCCCTGGGATATTTTGGGGGAATTGGAGGTGCTGCTAAGCAGGGTATTTTAGTCAAAGGCTCTACTTTTTTAGATACTCTCACTGAAGTCAAAACAGTTGTTTTTGACAAAACAGGAACTCTGACAAAAGGGGTCTTTAAAGTGGCTAAAGTTGTGCCTAAAAATGGTTTTGCTGAAGCAGAATTGATAGCAATAGCCGCAAAAATAGAATTTCAATCTAATCACCCTATAGCGAAATCTATTCTGGAAGCCTACGGTAAAAAAATAGATGCTTCTGAAGTTAAAGATTACGAAGAAATAGCAGGACACGGCATTCGAGCTAAGTTAGATAATCAGGTTGTGCTTGCGGGAAATGACCGTCTGCTGCATCGGGAAAACATTGCTCACGATGTCTGCAATCTCGAAGGAACAGTCGTTCATTTAGCAGTAGAAAATCGCTACGCTGGGTATATTTTGATTGGAGACGAGATTAAGGAAGATGCAGCACAAGCTATTTTTAACCTAAAGAAACTAGGTGTTGAGCAAATCGTGATGTTAACAGGAGATAATCAAGCCGTAGCCGAGAGTGTCGCTAAAAATCTGGGCACAAAAACCCACAATATTGTCTGGCAAAATATCATTTTTGCTATGTTAATCAAAGGTATATTTATCGCTTTGGGAACTTTCGGGGTAGCAACCATGTGGGAAGCCGTTTTTGCCGATGTAGGCGTAGCTTTGGCGGCTATTTTCAATGCAACTAGAGTTTTAAAATAA
- a CDS encoding vitamin K epoxide reductase family protein, whose translation MKHARSTPWIHKWSRLIMAGIATVGAAITAYLTAVKFSQETAACPTSGCDVVLSSPYATIFDLPLSLFGFLGYASMIAFAVAPLLVNGSEQKKLRLKLDNWTGLLLFAGGTAMMIFSGYLMYLLAFEIQADCIYCIASALFSISLFFLSIIGRDWEDIGQLFLSGILVGMVVLITSVGLYTSVSNPGTATAEGYAITTSSGASETALVKHLQKVKAKMYGSFTCEHCHNQKELFGKEAAGKLNYIECNSESIKARLDLCEAAKIEGFPSWEINGKLYRGEKSLQELADLSGYQGDRNFQNTGSHEH comes from the coding sequence ATGAAACACGCACGTTCAACGCCTTGGATTCATAAATGGTCGCGTCTAATTATGGCAGGAATCGCTACTGTAGGAGCTGCCATAACTGCTTACTTAACAGCGGTAAAGTTTAGCCAGGAAACAGCAGCTTGCCCAACTAGCGGCTGTGATGTAGTTCTTTCCAGCCCTTATGCAACAATTTTTGATTTGCCCCTTTCTTTGTTTGGTTTTTTGGGTTATGCAAGCATGATAGCTTTTGCTGTAGCTCCCTTATTAGTCAATGGATCGGAGCAGAAAAAACTTAGATTAAAATTAGACAATTGGACGGGGCTTTTGCTATTTGCAGGTGGGACAGCCATGATGATTTTCAGCGGCTACCTGATGTACCTCCTAGCTTTTGAAATTCAAGCTGATTGTATTTACTGTATTGCCTCTGCTCTCTTTTCGATTAGCCTATTTTTCCTATCAATAATTGGTCGGGATTGGGAGGACATTGGGCAGCTATTTTTGAGCGGAATTTTGGTAGGAATGGTGGTGCTAATTACTTCAGTTGGTCTTTATACCAGCGTGAGTAATCCCGGCACTGCTACTGCTGAAGGTTATGCAATTACAACCTCCTCTGGTGCTTCGGAAACTGCCCTAGTCAAGCATCTTCAGAAAGTAAAAGCGAAAATGTACGGTTCATTTACCTGCGAACACTGTCATAATCAGAAGGAACTATTTGGTAAGGAAGCTGCTGGTAAGTTAAATTATATCGAATGCAACTCCGAGAGCATAAAGGCTCGGCTCGATCTCTGCGAAGCTGCTAAAATTGAAGGTTTTCCTAGTTGGGAAATCAACGGCAAATTATACCGAGGAGAGAAATCTTTGCAGGAGTTAGCTGATTTGTCTGGATATCAAGGCGATCGCAACTTCCAGAATACAGGAAGCCACGAACATTAG
- a CDS encoding MBL fold metallo-hydrolase, whose translation MAHLNLRRPENTNGNFYVDTTCIDCDTCRWMAPEIFHQTGEQSAVYHQPANEVEKERSLQALLSCPTSSIGTVEKPKNIKDIQHSFPLLIAENIYHCGYHSEKSYGAASYLIVRPEGNVLVDSPRFSPPLVKQIEAMGDIRYMYLTHQDDVADHQKYRDHFGCDRILHTDEITTDTRDVEIKLSGGEPYQLATDLLIIPVPGHTKGHTVLLYNNKYLFSGDHLAWSDELKQLLAFPRVCWYSWPEQVKSMQKLANYSFEWVLPGHGRRYHADRETMGKQMQQCITWMEGYKLR comes from the coding sequence ATGGCTCATCTAAATTTGCGCCGTCCCGAAAATACCAATGGTAATTTTTATGTCGATACTACCTGTATTGACTGCGATACCTGTCGGTGGATGGCACCAGAAATATTTCACCAAACTGGAGAACAGTCTGCGGTTTACCACCAGCCAGCTAATGAGGTTGAAAAAGAGCGATCGCTTCAGGCCTTATTATCTTGCCCTACCAGTTCTATCGGTACTGTTGAGAAACCGAAAAATATCAAAGATATTCAGCATAGTTTCCCTCTGCTAATAGCAGAGAATATTTATCATTGCGGCTATCACTCCGAGAAATCCTACGGCGCAGCCAGCTATTTAATTGTCCGGCCCGAAGGCAATGTTTTGGTTGATTCTCCTCGTTTCTCTCCGCCGTTAGTCAAGCAGATAGAAGCAATGGGCGACATTCGCTATATGTATCTGACTCATCAAGACGATGTGGCAGATCATCAAAAGTATCGCGACCATTTTGGCTGCGATCGCATCCTCCATACAGACGAAATTACCACTGATACTCGCGATGTAGAAATTAAACTATCTGGCGGCGAACCCTACCAATTAGCAACTGATTTGTTAATTATTCCTGTTCCCGGTCATACGAAAGGTCACACAGTTTTACTCTACAACAACAAATATTTATTTAGTGGCGATCATCTCGCCTGGTCTGATGAACTTAAGCAGTTGTTAGCCTTTCCCCGCGTTTGTTGGTATTCCTGGCCCGAACAGGTGAAATCTATGCAAAAATTAGCTAATTATTCCTTTGAATGGGTTTTGCCGGGACATGGACGCAGATATCATGCCGATAGAGAAACTATGGGTAAACAGATGCAGCAATGTATTACTTGGATGGAAGGATATAAACTTCGTTAA
- a CDS encoding AI-2E family transporter codes for MKPVNQLPRSWIWGLLFPLVVLNSWLLLLVFEYFRSLITVFVTATVLSFLLDYPVHFLRRYGVKRQQAVVLVLCLFLLILVVLAVTLAPIILGQLNELVTRLPSWINSGAEQFETLHNWAKNRNLPIDLRGFAKQLSERFSTQLQSIIGQILTVVLGAAGSLLDLMITVVLTFYLLLHGQRLWDGLFQWFPPELGSQIRESLRRNFQNYFIGQATLATFMGLSMTVAFLILQVPFGLLFGLAVGIMTLIPLGAGLSISIVSLLMALNNFWLGMKVLAVATVLDQVIENGIAPRLLGGFTGLNPVWIFISLLIATKVGGLIGLLVAVPIAGFIKSTVENLRTSPTSLESTIEELE; via the coding sequence ATGAAACCTGTAAATCAACTGCCGCGATCGTGGATATGGGGATTATTATTTCCCCTAGTGGTACTCAATTCGTGGTTACTGCTCCTAGTCTTTGAATATTTTCGCTCCTTGATCACCGTTTTTGTAACAGCAACCGTACTCTCTTTTTTACTAGATTATCCCGTACATTTCCTGCGACGCTACGGCGTGAAGCGGCAGCAAGCAGTTGTATTAGTATTATGTCTGTTTTTACTAATATTAGTGGTATTGGCTGTCACCCTTGCTCCTATTATTCTCGGTCAATTAAATGAGCTTGTCACCCGCCTACCCAGTTGGATAAATTCTGGTGCTGAACAGTTTGAGACTCTCCATAATTGGGCTAAAAACCGCAACCTTCCTATCGATCTCCGGGGTTTTGCTAAGCAATTGAGCGAGCGTTTTTCTACTCAACTACAGTCAATTATTGGTCAAATTTTAACTGTTGTATTAGGCGCAGCCGGGAGTCTCTTAGACTTAATGATCACAGTAGTTCTGACATTTTACTTACTACTGCACGGTCAGCGTTTATGGGATGGTTTGTTTCAGTGGTTTCCCCCTGAATTGGGCAGTCAAATCCGTGAGTCTTTACGCCGTAACTTTCAAAATTATTTCATTGGACAGGCTACTTTGGCAACTTTTATGGGTTTATCAATGACAGTAGCCTTTCTAATTTTGCAGGTTCCTTTTGGCTTATTATTTGGCTTAGCAGTAGGCATAATGACCCTAATTCCCTTGGGCGCAGGCTTGAGTATCAGCATCGTTAGTTTATTGATGGCTTTGAACAACTTTTGGCTAGGGATGAAGGTTTTAGCTGTGGCGACAGTACTTGACCAAGTAATTGAAAATGGGATTGCTCCGCGCCTTTTAGGAGGTTTTACTGGACTCAACCCTGTTTGGATTTTTATCTCGCTATTAATAGCAACTAAAGTCGGAGGATTAATTGGTTTATTAGTAGCGGTTCCGATCGCAGGTTTTATTAAAAGCACAGTCGAAAATCTGCGAACTTCGCCAACAAGTTTAGAATCTACAATTGAAGAGCTAGAATAA
- a CDS encoding D-alanine--D-alanine ligase family protein, producing MTKLRIGLLFGGRSGEHEVSISSARAIARAIASDQNASKYEVLPFYIQKDGRWLAGTVPQQVLETGKPLQLEGEEAIANLGENLILTPQSPIAYGQFPRPDIVDVWFPVLHGPNGEDGTVQGLLKLMQVPFVGSGVLGSAMGMDKIAMKMVFAQAGLPQVKYTAVTRSQVWSNPCIFPKLCDQIEENLGYPCFVKPANLGSSVGISKVRSRPELETALDSAASYDRRIIVEAGVVARELECAVLGNDRPQASIVGEITYKSDFYDYETKYAHGQADLFIPAKVSDAIASQIQSMAIEAFLALDCAGLARVDFFYVESTGQVLINEINTLPGFTATSMYPQLWAASGISFAELVDRLIQLALERHTEKF from the coding sequence ATGACGAAATTACGGATAGGACTGTTATTTGGCGGGCGTTCTGGGGAACACGAAGTCTCAATTAGTTCCGCAAGGGCGATCGCGCGTGCGATCGCTTCCGACCAAAATGCCAGTAAATACGAAGTTCTACCCTTTTACATCCAAAAAGATGGTCGCTGGTTAGCAGGAACAGTGCCTCAACAAGTCTTAGAAACCGGAAAACCCCTACAATTAGAGGGGGAAGAGGCGATCGCCAATTTAGGGGAAAATTTAATTCTCACTCCTCAATCCCCAATTGCCTATGGTCAATTCCCAAGGCCCGATATTGTCGATGTTTGGTTCCCCGTCTTACATGGGCCAAACGGTGAAGACGGTACTGTACAAGGGTTGCTGAAATTAATGCAAGTACCTTTTGTCGGTTCTGGGGTTTTGGGATCGGCAATGGGGATGGATAAAATTGCGATGAAAATGGTATTTGCCCAAGCTGGTTTACCGCAAGTTAAATATACTGCTGTCACGCGATCGCAAGTTTGGTCTAATCCTTGCATTTTCCCCAAATTATGCGACCAAATCGAAGAAAATTTAGGCTATCCCTGCTTTGTGAAACCAGCGAATTTAGGTTCCTCAGTAGGAATTTCTAAAGTGCGATCGCGCCCAGAACTTGAAACCGCCCTCGACAGCGCCGCTAGTTACGATCGCCGCATAATTGTTGAAGCAGGAGTAGTTGCTAGAGAATTAGAATGCGCCGTCTTAGGCAACGATCGACCTCAAGCCTCTATAGTTGGGGAAATTACTTATAAAAGTGATTTCTATGACTACGAAACTAAATACGCACATGGGCAAGCAGATCTATTTATTCCCGCAAAAGTCAGCGATGCGATCGCCTCTCAAATTCAATCAATGGCGATCGAAGCATTTTTAGCCCTTGACTGTGCTGGTTTAGCGCGAGTAGACTTCTTCTATGTCGAATCTACAGGCCAAGTTCTAATTAATGAAATTAATACCCTCCCCGGATTCACAGCTACCAGTATGTATCCTCAACTTTGGGCAGCTTCGGGCATCTCCTTCGCCGAATTAGTAGACCGCTTAATTCAATTAGCACTAGAACGGCATACTGAAAAGTTTTGA
- a CDS encoding transposase: MSQSRGIRFTIPRLSNELRRGLFSREIYRQRNIVERAINRLKQWRRIATRYEKLATNYTAMIMQFRCRTAYKYDWGLINVVEVRQ; encoded by the coding sequence ATTTCACAGAGCCGAGGTATCCGTTTTACCATCCCACGACTGTCAAATGAACTGCGTCGCGGTCTATTTAGCCGTGAAATCTACCGTCAACGCAACATTGTTGAACGTGCTATCAACCGACTCAAGCAATGGAGACGTATTGCTACACGATATGAGAAACTTGCTACAAATTATACCGCCATGATAATGCAGTTTAGATGTCGAACAGCTTATAAGTATGATTGGGGGTTGATAAATGTTGTGGAAGTTCGACAATAA